A DNA window from Haladaptatus cibarius D43 contains the following coding sequences:
- a CDS encoding beta strand repeat-containing protein translates to MTATAKRFLVAVVAVLLIVGTSSPFVAVGNADSAESASTATDLSQLQDAPKPEYLSQTAPVDGLRSFDGPPRMSISSQQLGNQTTQAGNETTVGNATQGNESRQAAVRGALQGVEDAMDAGVDVSSAEREAAVTGAVGGALQSPDASTEQLEASAQGAAFGALTGASNASENATSGNFTDGAIGTTTTSDNASSASRVALKQNQINQNVNINVIQNAAFGAAAGAINQNANVNVVQNAAQGAAQGAAQEGINQNANVNIVQNAALGAADGGVQGSIANQNTNVNVVQNAALGAASGAINQNANVNVVQNAAFGASGGAVSAANQNANVNVIQNAAQGAAQGALQEAINQNANVNVVQNAALGAAAGAVQSAVNQNVNANVVQNAAQGAAAGAINQNANVNVIQNAALGAASGAVQAAAVNQNANVNVVQNAAQGAAQGGVEAGTANQNVNVNVIQNAALGAAGGAIQGAVNQNVNINVILNAALGGAQGAVEGAVNQNVNINVILNAAAGAAQGGVGVGATNQNVNINVILNAALGGAQGAVQGAVNQNVNINVILNAAQGAALGAGQAGAVNQNVNINVILNAALGAAQGGVGSAAVNQNVNINVILNAVLGSAEGAVGAAADNPNVSPREVRAAADGGATGAIETASVNQNVNINVIQNIAANGAQQGVNAAATGASIQAIQNAAEQAAEVDGADGTAEEPQPTEPEPEPTEPEPTEPQPTEPEPEPTEPEPEPTEPEPQPTEPANESA, encoded by the coding sequence ATGACCGCGACGGCAAAACGGTTCCTCGTCGCTGTCGTCGCCGTCCTACTGATCGTCGGAACGAGCAGTCCGTTCGTCGCAGTCGGGAACGCCGACAGCGCAGAGAGCGCATCAACGGCAACCGACCTCTCTCAACTGCAGGACGCACCGAAGCCGGAGTATCTCTCGCAGACCGCGCCGGTAGACGGATTACGCTCGTTCGACGGGCCGCCGAGAATGAGCATTAGCAGTCAACAACTCGGCAATCAGACGACGCAAGCAGGTAACGAGACCACAGTCGGGAACGCGACACAGGGCAACGAAAGCCGACAAGCCGCGGTTCGAGGTGCGCTCCAAGGCGTCGAAGACGCCATGGACGCCGGAGTTGACGTGAGTTCCGCGGAGCGAGAGGCCGCAGTTACCGGAGCAGTTGGTGGTGCGCTCCAAAGCCCGGATGCGAGCACCGAACAACTCGAAGCGTCCGCACAGGGGGCCGCCTTCGGTGCCCTCACCGGCGCGTCAAATGCGAGTGAAAACGCGACTAGCGGAAACTTCACCGACGGAGCTATCGGAACGACGACCACCTCCGACAACGCGAGTTCGGCCTCGCGCGTGGCGCTGAAGCAGAATCAAATAAACCAGAACGTCAACATCAACGTCATCCAGAATGCCGCGTTCGGTGCGGCCGCCGGAGCGATCAACCAGAACGCAAACGTCAATGTCGTTCAAAACGCCGCACAGGGGGCGGCACAAGGTGCGGCGCAGGAAGGAATCAACCAGAACGCGAACGTAAACATCGTTCAGAATGCCGCACTCGGTGCGGCTGACGGTGGTGTTCAAGGGAGCATCGCAAATCAGAATACCAACGTGAACGTCGTCCAGAATGCCGCGCTTGGAGCGGCTTCCGGAGCGATCAATCAGAACGCGAACGTCAACGTCGTCCAGAACGCCGCGTTCGGCGCGAGTGGTGGCGCGGTCTCAGCCGCAAACCAGAACGCCAACGTGAACGTCATCCAGAACGCCGCGCAGGGTGCGGCACAGGGCGCACTTCAGGAGGCAATCAACCAGAACGCCAACGTGAACGTCGTTCAGAATGCCGCGCTCGGTGCGGCCGCAGGAGCAGTTCAGAGCGCCGTCAATCAGAACGTCAACGCAAACGTCGTGCAGAACGCCGCACAGGGTGCGGCCGCTGGGGCGATTAATCAGAACGCCAACGTCAACGTGATTCAGAACGCCGCCCTCGGCGCGGCGAGTGGTGCGGTACAGGCCGCGGCGGTCAACCAGAACGCGAACGTCAACGTCGTCCAGAACGCCGCGCAGGGTGCGGCACAGGGTGGCGTCGAAGCTGGCACTGCGAACCAGAACGTGAACGTTAACGTCATCCAAAATGCCGCACTCGGGGCCGCTGGCGGAGCCATACAAGGTGCAGTCAACCAGAACGTCAATATCAACGTCATCCTCAATGCGGCGCTCGGTGGAGCACAGGGCGCTGTGGAAGGTGCGGTGAACCAGAACGTCAACATCAACGTCATTCTCAACGCCGCCGCCGGTGCGGCGCAGGGTGGTGTGGGCGTCGGGGCGACGAATCAGAACGTCAATATCAACGTCATCCTCAACGCCGCACTCGGCGGAGCACAGGGTGCTGTTCAGGGTGCCGTAAACCAGAACGTCAACATCAACGTCATCCTCAACGCCGCACAGGGCGCGGCGTTGGGCGCTGGACAGGCCGGTGCGGTGAATCAGAACGTCAACATCAACGTCATTCTCAATGCGGCGCTCGGAGCCGCGCAGGGTGGCGTCGGCTCGGCCGCAGTCAACCAGAACGTCAACATCAACGTCATCCTCAATGCGGTGCTGGGCAGTGCCGAGGGTGCTGTCGGTGCGGCCGCGGACAACCCGAACGTGTCACCGCGCGAAGTCCGAGCCGCCGCGGATGGCGGGGCGACCGGTGCGATAGAGACGGCGTCGGTCAATCAGAACGTCAACATCAACGTTATTCAGAACATCGCGGCGAACGGTGCACAGCAGGGAGTCAACGCCGCAGCGACTGGCGCAAGCATCCAAGCGATTCAGAACGCCGCGGAACAAGCCGCAGAGGTCGATGGTGCTGATGGAACGGCAGAAGAGCCACAGCCGACCGAACCGGAGCCTGAGCCAACCGAACCCGAACCGACCGAGCCACAGCCGACCGAACCGGAGCCTGAGCCAACCGAACCCGAACCGGAGCCGACCGAACCAGAACCACAACCGACTGAACCAGCCAACGAATCGGCCTGA
- a CDS encoding asparagine synthase-related protein produces MPGVTGGTVSSRALDEMIDTMDDESWYGTAERSTGDWRIGLVHHGERDARGWTTWRDGDRIGVLHGVISNREELGLTADEIFERVLADPDRTLPKLSGPFLLAVADGSSTIVATDKIGTRPCYYSTVHGFLFGSELKSLVTQLREPRVDERAVSDMLHMGYVFGKKTLVSDIHSLRPASYIHYEGGNLRTKRYWEPDFGIAPQEGYVDEAVRRYRRVVGNVADTIDGRAGVWLSGGLDSRTLAAALKDEIGSVQTFTYDNSATQEDRIGAERVADSLELPNQFHDYSAGEFVNAIERGVDIMDGMLQWSFFVNLAPSLNSVSGQVDVLFEGSSQGEFFGDVMYRSYLTGKQPVDALSALKSQLPPADVQTLLSAEISPKQSLGRVVERSTQPRREHRTLDALWEIFADSHFRSNRLYRSQAGTRVPFADGEFMNHVARMPYNRYRIGSIPGTRGTVPSAVAPLKLEVARRVAGPAAKVPYNRTKRPPTSPLTLHAAGFVADNVKKRVLGQTTSQMGTWYRTNNDMRAFIDDLLDDACARDIFDSDGVRDLQREHLDERGDYIKPISALTTVELWLQKHLDALRPSAGQRVPVR; encoded by the coding sequence ATGCCCGGCGTAACTGGTGGTACTGTCAGCAGTCGTGCTCTCGACGAGATGATAGACACGATGGACGACGAATCGTGGTATGGCACTGCCGAACGCTCGACTGGCGACTGGCGAATCGGACTCGTCCATCACGGCGAGCGAGACGCACGCGGATGGACAACGTGGCGAGACGGCGACCGAATCGGCGTTCTTCACGGCGTGATTTCGAATCGCGAAGAACTGGGGTTGACGGCCGACGAAATCTTCGAGCGAGTGCTCGCCGACCCAGACCGCACCCTTCCGAAACTCAGCGGCCCGTTTTTGCTCGCGGTGGCAGATGGAAGTTCTACCATCGTCGCAACCGACAAAATTGGCACGCGACCGTGTTACTATTCGACGGTTCACGGCTTCCTGTTCGGAAGCGAACTGAAATCGCTGGTCACGCAACTCCGCGAACCGCGAGTGGACGAGCGAGCGGTGAGCGACATGCTCCATATGGGCTACGTGTTCGGAAAGAAAACCCTCGTCTCGGACATTCACTCTCTGCGTCCCGCCTCGTACATCCACTACGAGGGCGGCAATCTCCGGACGAAGCGATACTGGGAACCCGACTTCGGCATCGCGCCACAGGAGGGCTACGTCGATGAGGCGGTTCGGCGCTACCGCCGGGTTGTCGGCAACGTTGCAGACACCATCGACGGACGAGCCGGTGTCTGGCTTTCGGGCGGACTCGACAGTAGAACGCTCGCCGCCGCGCTGAAAGATGAAATTGGCTCCGTTCAGACGTTCACTTACGACAACTCCGCGACGCAGGAAGACCGAATCGGTGCGGAGCGCGTCGCCGACTCGCTCGAACTACCCAACCAGTTCCACGACTACTCCGCCGGGGAGTTCGTGAACGCCATCGAACGCGGCGTGGACATCATGGACGGGATGTTGCAGTGGTCGTTTTTCGTCAACCTCGCACCCTCGCTGAACAGCGTTTCCGGGCAGGTTGACGTGCTGTTCGAAGGAAGCAGTCAAGGCGAATTTTTCGGCGACGTGATGTATCGGTCGTATTTGACCGGAAAACAACCTGTTGATGCCCTCTCTGCCCTGAAGAGTCAGCTGCCCCCCGCTGACGTTCAAACCCTCCTCTCCGCGGAAATTTCCCCGAAACAATCGTTGGGCCGTGTGGTCGAACGAAGCACGCAACCCCGGCGAGAACACAGAACCCTCGACGCACTCTGGGAAATCTTCGCGGACTCGCATTTCCGCTCGAATCGCCTCTATCGAAGTCAGGCCGGAACTCGCGTCCCGTTCGCAGACGGCGAGTTCATGAACCACGTCGCGCGAATGCCATACAATCGGTACCGAATCGGGTCGATTCCCGGCACTCGCGGCACGGTTCCGTCCGCCGTCGCGCCGCTCAAACTCGAAGTTGCCCGTCGAGTCGCTGGCCCTGCCGCAAAAGTCCCGTACAATCGGACGAAGCGCCCGCCCACCTCGCCTCTCACACTTCACGCCGCGGGATTCGTCGCGGACAACGTGAAAAAGCGAGTGCTCGGTCAAACCACGTCGCAGATGGGAACGTGGTACCGAACGAACAACGACATGCGAGCCTTCATCGACGACCTCCTCGACGATGCGTGTGCCCGTGACATCTTCGATTCGGACGGGGTGCGTGACCTCCAACGCGAGCATCTCGACGAGCGCGGTGACTATATCAAACCGATTTCGGCGCTGACGACTGTCGAACTCTGGTTACAGAAGCACCTCGACGCACTCCGTCCGTCCGCGGGCCAGCGCGTTCCAGTTCGATAG